A section of the Pedobacter sp. HDW13 genome encodes:
- a CDS encoding DUF3817 domain-containing protein: MNSSLSIFRKVAVAEGISYLLLLFAAMPLKYFANMPLYVKYTGWAHGLLFVLYAATLVLAWQEQKWKFGKATLIFVASLLPFAPFIVDKKLKDERPENANRIL; the protein is encoded by the coding sequence ATGAACAGTTCACTTTCTATTTTTCGTAAGGTAGCCGTTGCCGAAGGGATTTCGTACCTGCTTTTATTGTTCGCGGCGATGCCATTAAAATATTTCGCAAATATGCCGTTATATGTAAAATATACCGGATGGGCACATGGTTTGTTATTTGTGCTTTATGCAGCTACACTTGTGCTGGCCTGGCAAGAACAAAAGTGGAAATTTGGTAAAGCAACCCTTATTTTTGTCGCTTCTCTATTGCCTTTTGCCCCCTTTATTGTGGATAAAAAGCTGAAAGATGAACGACCTGAAAATGCAAACCGCATACTGTAA
- a CDS encoding S8 family serine peptidase codes for MILYARHFLIGFFAFFIFLSACKKTEIPETPKVPVPSIRMNLDSTILANDSFFGTRLSVIMENFPQGTSDAVEWRVENPRIAEVTTEGTVWPKGAGITYVFAKLLNGKGEAKCKVIVTDGNDYKFRLVLKDKGKSDYAISNPEAFLSRKAIERRRKRNISIDESDLPISSEYLKAIKAVGGEIVTKSKWLNTVCVNVQDQFLIDKYKALPFVKEVVLVYVGKRKQKSVAPKYVNSSQPGNPGSLGTIIDYGAAALNITTVKGENLHQQGYKGAGIDIAVIDAGFIGLKNNPAFNNIHIKGAKSFVYENDDPYSIDTHGVWVTSCMATNKPGKYVGTAPEANYWLLRTEDSADEYPVEEDYWTSAIEFADSVGVDLVNSSLSYTDGYSYLTKKYSSSDMDGKTAMATRAANLAFSKGMFIVNCAGNEQKWVGTPADSPNVLTLGSIYSNGTASYFTSWGMTADGRIKPDVMALGGSAGVINIAGEAENRSGTSYASPIMCGLIACLWEAYPALSNKDLLEIIRKSADRASQPELPFGYGIADMKKAMELAKIRAGSK; via the coding sequence ATGATATTATACGCTCGACATTTCCTGATTGGATTCTTCGCATTTTTTATTTTTCTATCCGCATGCAAGAAAACCGAAATACCTGAAACACCAAAAGTACCAGTTCCTTCAATCCGCATGAATCTGGATAGTACCATTTTGGCAAATGATAGTTTTTTTGGTACAAGGCTTTCTGTTATTATGGAAAATTTTCCTCAAGGTACTTCTGATGCTGTAGAATGGCGTGTGGAAAATCCACGGATTGCTGAAGTAACTACCGAAGGAACTGTATGGCCAAAAGGTGCCGGGATTACTTATGTATTTGCAAAACTGCTTAACGGAAAAGGCGAAGCAAAGTGCAAAGTAATCGTAACTGATGGGAATGACTATAAGTTTAGACTGGTGTTAAAAGATAAAGGGAAATCTGATTACGCTATCAGTAATCCCGAAGCTTTTCTCTCCAGAAAAGCTATTGAAAGGCGTCGCAAGCGAAACATTTCGATTGATGAAAGCGACTTGCCTATATCTAGCGAATATCTTAAAGCTATAAAGGCTGTTGGTGGTGAAATTGTAACCAAAAGTAAATGGTTAAATACAGTTTGCGTAAATGTTCAGGATCAGTTTTTAATTGATAAATACAAAGCTTTGCCTTTTGTTAAGGAAGTGGTTTTAGTTTATGTTGGTAAAAGAAAACAAAAATCAGTTGCTCCGAAATATGTTAATAGTTCACAACCTGGAAACCCAGGCAGTTTAGGTACTATAATCGATTATGGAGCGGCTGCATTAAACATTACTACGGTAAAAGGAGAAAACTTGCACCAACAAGGTTATAAGGGGGCAGGCATTGATATTGCTGTAATCGATGCCGGTTTCATCGGATTAAAGAATAATCCGGCTTTTAACAATATTCATATTAAAGGCGCAAAATCTTTTGTTTATGAAAATGATGATCCGTACAGTATAGATACGCATGGCGTTTGGGTAACCTCTTGTATGGCTACAAACAAGCCTGGGAAATATGTTGGTACAGCGCCGGAAGCAAATTATTGGTTGCTTAGAACCGAGGATAGTGCTGATGAATACCCGGTTGAAGAAGATTATTGGACAAGCGCCATCGAATTTGCCGATAGTGTAGGTGTAGACCTGGTTAACTCTTCTTTATCTTATACTGACGGATATTCTTATCTCACTAAAAAATATTCTTCAAGCGATATGGATGGTAAAACGGCAATGGCTACGCGGGCTGCTAATCTAGCCTTTAGTAAGGGGATGTTTATTGTTAATTGCGCAGGCAATGAACAAAAATGGGTAGGCACGCCAGCTGATTCACCTAACGTATTAACACTGGGCTCGATCTACAGCAACGGCACAGCAAGTTATTTTACCTCTTGGGGAATGACCGCTGACGGGCGAATTAAGCCTGATGTTATGGCATTGGGAGGAAGTGCCGGTGTAATTAATATTGCTGGAGAGGCTGAGAATAGAAGTGGTACATCATACGCTAGTCCGATTATGTGTGGTTTGATAGCCTGTTTATGGGAAGCCTACCCTGCATTAAGCAATAAAGATTTATTAGAAATTATTCGTAAATCTGCAGATCGCGCTAGTCAGCCAGAATTACCTTTTGGCTATGGTATTGCAGATATGAAAAAGGCCATGGAGCTTGCTAAAATAAGGGCAGGCTCAAAATAA
- a CDS encoding FUSC family protein — MEQKALTELTDEELLQEAKKMKSAAIMNGFLIGFLAGVIFYSFIKNSLGFFTLIPLFFAYKLINNSKYKNEELKRILKERNLK, encoded by the coding sequence ATGGAACAAAAAGCACTTACCGAATTAACAGATGAAGAATTGCTACAGGAAGCGAAAAAAATGAAATCAGCTGCAATAATGAATGGTTTCTTGATTGGATTTCTGGCTGGTGTTATATTTTACAGCTTCATCAAAAACAGTTTAGGTTTTTTTACATTAATTCCTTTGTTTTTTGCCTATAAACTTATTAATAATTCGAAATATAAAAACGAAGAATTAAAACGTATTTTAAAAGAGCGGAATTTGAAATAG
- a CDS encoding S41 family peptidase: MKYLLLLLICLLTFNVNAQKTTTQDSIKVFYDELFSALKIGYLHKKAVNWPIVESETKQNLAQYSNFKNSLNETKPLFDKIKATHCLVYHKQDKYSATRKIISKDNYSAQWKKKYDTKPVFEAKVIDGKYGYILMPGMVFFDTSPENIHKIAQPLYDQIAEVKAKHKIEGWIIDLRFNTGGNSWPMLLALYDFLGDHYIGGSLNINKKQDSKIKLSKGRYIDNAKSISYITPTGALLDKAKVAVITGVLTGSSGEVTALAFKGRANTTFIGESTAGFTTGNIFWPLPFDITMALTNSYDSDRNGNYYEQIIPDIVVSKQDNFDDLLLDKNIQEAIKFIMTV, from the coding sequence ATGAAATATCTGCTTCTGCTTTTAATTTGCTTATTAACGTTTAATGTAAACGCACAAAAAACCACCACTCAGGATAGTATAAAAGTATTTTACGACGAACTCTTTTCTGCATTAAAAATTGGATACCTGCATAAGAAAGCGGTTAACTGGCCTATTGTTGAATCGGAGACTAAACAGAATTTAGCACAATACAGCAATTTTAAAAATTCGCTAAATGAAACAAAACCCCTTTTCGACAAGATAAAAGCAACACATTGCCTTGTATACCATAAACAGGATAAATACTCGGCAACGAGGAAAATAATATCAAAAGACAACTATAGTGCACAGTGGAAAAAGAAATATGATACCAAGCCAGTTTTTGAAGCCAAAGTAATTGATGGAAAGTATGGCTACATTTTAATGCCGGGCATGGTATTTTTTGATACCAGCCCAGAAAATATACATAAAATAGCTCAGCCACTGTATGACCAGATAGCGGAAGTTAAGGCTAAGCATAAAATCGAAGGATGGATTATTGATTTACGGTTTAACACAGGAGGTAATTCGTGGCCGATGTTGCTCGCCTTATACGATTTTTTGGGAGACCATTATATTGGAGGTTCTCTTAATATTAACAAAAAACAGGACAGTAAAATTAAGTTAAGTAAAGGAAGGTATATCGACAATGCTAAATCAATTTCCTACATTACCCCTACCGGAGCATTGCTGGATAAAGCAAAGGTTGCCGTAATTACCGGTGTATTAACCGGAAGCTCGGGTGAAGTAACGGCATTGGCATTTAAAGGCCGTGCAAATACTACATTCATTGGAGAAAGCACAGCAGGCTTCACTACGGGAAATATTTTTTGGCCATTACCTTTTGATATTACCATGGCGCTTACCAACTCATACGACAGCGATAGAAATGGTAATTATTACGAACAGATTATTCCGGATATAGTTGTTTCAAAGCAAGATAACTTTGACGACCTCCTTTTAGACAAAAACATTCAGGAGGCAATCAAATTTATAATGACTGTTTAG
- a CDS encoding RNA polymerase sigma factor — protein MTNTGISYATLTDDDLLIHLKNDDHSAFTEIFNRYSTLLYAHAFNKLRNESDSRDVVQEMFMKIWQKRQTIEQGNNLSGYLFIALRNGIFNLIKHKNLVSAYAGNFSKANADSGIYTDTLIREKQFAAMIAAEIANLPPRMRAVFELRRHENLSNKEVAARLGITESTAADQMKKALRILKTKIGLILIIVHYLNVK, from the coding sequence ATGACCAATACTGGCATCTCATATGCAACTTTAACGGACGATGATCTTTTAATTCATTTAAAAAATGATGATCATTCGGCTTTTACCGAAATATTTAACCGGTATAGCACTTTATTATATGCACATGCTTTTAATAAGCTTCGGAACGAGAGCGATTCGAGAGATGTAGTTCAGGAAATGTTTATGAAAATCTGGCAGAAACGCCAAACCATCGAACAAGGGAATAATTTGTCGGGCTATTTGTTTATTGCCCTCCGCAATGGCATTTTCAATCTCATTAAACATAAGAATTTAGTAAGTGCATACGCCGGTAATTTTTCGAAAGCAAATGCGGATAGCGGAATTTATACCGATACACTGATTCGCGAAAAGCAGTTTGCAGCAATGATTGCAGCAGAAATTGCAAATCTTCCGCCCCGTATGAGGGCCGTTTTCGAATTGCGCAGGCACGAAAATCTATCCAATAAGGAAGTGGCTGCCCGTCTGGGCATCACTGAATCTACTGCTGCCGATCAAATGAAAAAGGCATTACGGATACTAAAAACTAAAATTGGGTTAATCTTAATCATTGTGCATTACCTTAATGTAAAATAA
- a CDS encoding FecR family protein encodes MEEEKFRQILDRYIAGEATPEEEVWLESAYINLNSKELPVYTESFLAAETQQIWKMVQANTKPVRKIKLHPLFYAAAVLVVISLAGILIYNQNHPSSYLASLPPAKDIKAGKDRAILVLDNGKQIDLDQIDNGRLADQAGVKISKTADGQIVYEMPTQVAVDNKIAHNTIQTPAGGQYQVNLPDGTRVWLNASSSVTFATSFAAERRVKLKGEAYFEVSKISNEGRRVPFTVETENQKIEVLGTHFNVNAYIDEIATKTTLLEGSVKINDAVMLKPGQQARGNGETIKVLNVNAENFIDWKNGDFILEHNDFRSIMRKISRWYDVEVVYSDDAPKKLNLGGWISRSKNISSVLEVMEETGKVHFKIEGRRITVTR; translated from the coding sequence ATGGAAGAAGAAAAATTCAGGCAGATTTTAGATCGGTATATTGCAGGTGAAGCTACTCCTGAAGAGGAGGTATGGCTTGAGTCTGCCTATATTAATCTGAATAGTAAAGAACTTCCTGTATATACCGAATCATTTTTAGCCGCAGAAACGCAACAGATCTGGAAAATGGTGCAAGCCAATACCAAACCAGTCCGGAAAATAAAATTACATCCCTTGTTTTATGCTGCAGCTGTGCTGGTTGTGATTTCTTTAGCTGGTATTTTAATTTATAACCAAAATCATCCATCCTCATATCTGGCAAGTCTTCCGCCGGCCAAAGATATTAAGGCAGGAAAAGACCGCGCTATTTTGGTGCTGGACAATGGAAAACAAATCGACCTGGATCAAATTGATAATGGTCGTTTGGCTGATCAGGCAGGAGTAAAAATTTCAAAAACTGCCGATGGCCAAATTGTTTACGAAATGCCCACTCAGGTAGCTGTTGATAATAAAATAGCGCACAATACAATTCAAACGCCTGCCGGCGGCCAGTATCAGGTTAATTTGCCAGATGGAACCAGGGTATGGTTAAATGCATCATCGTCGGTAACTTTTGCCACTTCTTTTGCGGCAGAAAGAAGGGTTAAACTTAAAGGAGAGGCTTATTTTGAAGTAAGTAAAATTTCTAATGAGGGTAGGAGGGTACCCTTTACTGTAGAAACTGAAAATCAGAAAATTGAGGTTTTAGGTACACATTTCAATGTAAATGCCTACATCGATGAAATAGCAACGAAAACAACTTTGCTTGAAGGAAGTGTTAAGATTAACGATGCTGTGATGTTAAAACCTGGCCAGCAAGCCCGTGGAAATGGCGAAACGATAAAAGTTTTAAACGTAAATGCCGAGAACTTTATCGATTGGAAAAATGGTGATTTTATTTTAGAACATAACGATTTTAGGTCGATTATGCGAAAAATTTCCCGCTGGTACGATGTGGAGGTTGTTTATAGTGATGATGCACCTAAAAAATTAAATCTTGGAGGTTGGATTTCGAGATCAAAAAATATTTCGTCCGTTTTAGAAGTAATGGAAGAGACAGGAAAAGTTCACTTTAAAATTGAAGGAAGGAGGATCACGGTAACCAGATAA
- a CDS encoding TonB-dependent receptor produces MYKFYPNKLGGPSGRVQKILLIMRVTTFLLLAAMMQVSAATLAQRVTINQKNANLTDVFKTIRTQTGYDFIYDQDLISKSFPVNINVTNAALSEVLKRCLSNQSLTFTIENKTVIIQEKSLLDKVTGYFDHITVTGTVLDERGQPFPGVSVKVKGTNRSTATGNNGKFYISASDENPTLVLSYVGYKTIEVTATAILTVNMVLDPAKLDEIMVIGYGTTTRRFSTGSQVGISAKDIEKQPVTNVLQALQGRMAGVTIVQTNGLPGAGINVQIRGANAIGLNGVKANRPLYIIDGVPYLSEPINTAAFASSQSGAALPSAEGNTSPMNTINPSDIESIEVLKDADATAIYGSRGANGVVLITTKKGKPGRTKFNVNASTGVSNVSHFVETVGTEQYLALRRKAFANNTTNPATPTATTAPDLLVWDQNGYTDFQRYMLGNTAHTNDVTASLSGGNELTNFFLSGTYHKEGNVFPGDQGYQRGGGKLNLNHASLDQRFNLSLSAIYSTDKNNISTTDLATWAYSLAPNFPLYKADGSLNWDGFTNNPLGYLSQSNDNRTSNLLTNLALKYNVLKGLDVKASLGYSKTDMNQVVTRPLSSLNPNLNPTSGTANYTYNYTNNYIVEPQITYTNKIWKGTLNALVGGTYQFKQSKLPYSTSASGFTSDDFLRTVTAASIVSTTSSSVDYKYASLFGRVNYNVADKYILNVNFRRDGSSRFGPNNKFGNFGSVGGAWIFSEEKLLKDKFSWFSFGKLRGSYGVVGSDDIDNYGYLDTYTASTYVYAGSTGLNPSRLPNPDYKWEETKKLDIGLDLAFFNDRLSLSASYYRNRTSNQLINLTTSAQAGFTGYQSNLPATVQNSGWELSISSTNIRNKDFSWSSSFNISQNHNKLLSFPDIEKSSYFATYVVGNPISSYYLYQYAGINPATNLPSFTDFNSVGGINSPTTGFAATGRGDRYYAGTSYPKFYGGLTNTFSYKKLTLDFTFQFVKQQGRSLLSSSFYPPGYFSNAALSIVNDYLALGSPDYLVSAGTRGTAGSAAYLAYSYYTGSDASLVDASFIRLKNVSLSYVLPTKWISKTNAPNIRVYAQGQNLFTITNYEGFDPESQGVATPPLRTLIAGLQFTF; encoded by the coding sequence ATGTACAAATTTTACCCAAACAAACTGGGTGGGCCTTCTGGCCGTGTCCAAAAAATTCTGCTGATTATGCGTGTAACTACGTTTCTATTATTGGCTGCAATGATGCAAGTAAGTGCAGCAACACTTGCTCAAAGGGTTACAATTAATCAAAAAAATGCAAATTTAACCGATGTATTCAAGACAATAAGAACACAAACAGGTTACGATTTTATATATGATCAGGATTTAATTTCTAAATCTTTTCCGGTGAATATTAACGTTACCAATGCAGCGCTTAGTGAAGTACTGAAACGTTGTTTATCTAACCAATCGCTTACTTTCACTATTGAGAACAAAACGGTAATTATACAGGAAAAAAGCTTGCTCGATAAGGTGACCGGTTATTTTGATCATATTACTGTTACTGGTACTGTGCTTGATGAAAGAGGGCAGCCGTTTCCTGGTGTGAGCGTAAAAGTAAAAGGCACTAACCGCTCAACGGCTACAGGAAACAACGGTAAGTTTTATATCTCGGCTTCTGATGAAAACCCAACGCTTGTTTTATCATATGTTGGTTACAAAACAATTGAAGTTACAGCAACAGCTATATTAACCGTTAACATGGTGCTTGATCCGGCTAAGTTGGATGAAATAATGGTTATCGGTTACGGAACAACTACACGCAGGTTCAGCACAGGTTCGCAGGTTGGCATTAGCGCAAAAGATATCGAAAAGCAACCTGTTACCAACGTGTTACAGGCATTGCAAGGCCGTATGGCTGGTGTAACCATTGTGCAAACGAATGGTTTACCTGGCGCGGGCATTAATGTTCAGATAAGAGGTGCAAATGCCATTGGCCTGAACGGTGTTAAAGCAAACCGCCCACTTTATATCATCGATGGTGTTCCGTACTTGTCTGAGCCAATCAATACTGCAGCTTTTGCTTCATCACAATCCGGAGCAGCATTACCCTCTGCAGAAGGCAATACTAGCCCAATGAATACCATAAATCCGTCTGATATCGAAAGCATTGAGGTTTTAAAAGATGCAGATGCAACAGCTATTTACGGTTCGAGAGGGGCAAATGGTGTGGTATTAATTACCACCAAAAAAGGAAAACCCGGCAGAACAAAATTTAATGTCAATGCTTCAACCGGAGTTTCTAATGTATCGCATTTTGTAGAAACGGTGGGCACTGAGCAATATCTGGCACTAAGAAGAAAAGCTTTTGCCAATAATACCACAAACCCGGCAACACCAACAGCAACAACTGCTCCCGATCTGCTGGTTTGGGACCAGAATGGTTATACCGATTTTCAACGTTATATGTTGGGCAATACAGCGCATACAAACGATGTAACTGCAAGTTTATCGGGTGGGAATGAATTAACGAACTTTTTCTTAAGCGGAACTTATCACAAAGAAGGAAATGTTTTTCCGGGCGATCAGGGGTATCAGCGTGGTGGTGGTAAGTTAAACTTAAATCACGCTTCGCTCGATCAACGTTTTAATTTATCGCTAAGCGCCATTTATTCAACCGATAAAAATAACATTTCTACTACTGATTTAGCTACCTGGGCATATAGCCTGGCGCCAAATTTCCCCTTGTATAAAGCAGACGGGAGCTTAAACTGGGATGGTTTTACCAATAATCCCTTGGGATATTTAAGTCAATCGAATGATAACCGTACTTCGAACCTGTTAACCAATTTAGCTTTAAAATATAATGTGTTAAAAGGTTTGGATGTTAAGGCAAGTTTAGGTTATAGCAAAACGGATATGAACCAGGTGGTTACAAGACCATTATCTTCATTAAATCCGAATTTAAACCCAACATCGGGTACGGCAAATTACACTTATAATTATACAAATAACTATATCGTAGAACCCCAAATTACCTATACCAACAAAATCTGGAAAGGTACATTGAATGCTTTGGTGGGTGGAACTTATCAGTTTAAACAATCCAAATTGCCTTACAGCACAAGTGCATCAGGATTTACCTCTGATGATTTTTTAAGAACTGTTACAGCTGCCTCAATAGTAAGTACAACAAGCAGTTCTGTTGATTATAAATATGCATCGCTGTTTGGCAGGGTAAATTATAATGTGGCAGATAAGTACATCTTAAACGTTAATTTTAGAAGGGATGGTTCTTCGAGGTTTGGGCCAAACAATAAATTCGGTAATTTCGGATCAGTTGGTGGCGCATGGATTTTCTCTGAAGAAAAGTTGCTGAAAGATAAGTTCAGTTGGTTCAGTTTTGGTAAACTTCGTGGCAGTTATGGCGTTGTGGGGAGCGATGATATCGATAATTATGGCTATTTGGATACATACACGGCTTCAACTTATGTTTATGCGGGTTCAACGGGGTTAAACCCATCACGTTTGCCAAATCCCGATTACAAGTGGGAGGAAACCAAAAAGCTGGATATTGGTTTAGATTTGGCTTTTTTCAATGACCGTTTATCTTTAAGTGCTTCTTATTACCGCAACAGAACGAGTAATCAGCTAATTAATTTAACAACTAGTGCGCAGGCTGGTTTTACGGGTTACCAAAGTAATTTGCCGGCAACGGTTCAAAACTCAGGCTGGGAATTGAGTATCTCAAGCACAAACATCAGAAATAAAGATTTTTCATGGAGCTCTTCATTTAATATCAGTCAAAACCACAATAAATTATTGTCATTTCCTGATATCGAAAAATCATCATACTTCGCTACTTACGTAGTTGGTAATCCGATTAGTTCATACTATTTATACCAATATGCAGGCATAAATCCTGCAACCAACCTACCATCATTTACCGATTTTAATAGTGTTGGTGGTATTAATAGTCCAACAACAGGTTTTGCTGCAACTGGTCGCGGAGACCGGTATTATGCTGGTACTTCTTATCCTAAATTTTACGGTGGCTTAACCAATACTTTTAGTTATAAAAAATTAACACTTGATTTTACATTCCAATTTGTAAAACAACAGGGTAGAAGTTTGTTGTCTTCGTCATTCTATCCTCCGGGATATTTTAGCAATGCAGCCTTAAGTATTGTAAATGATTATCTGGCGCTGGGCTCTCCCGATTATTTGGTTAGTGCAGGAACGCGTGGCACTGCAGGTTCGGCAGCGTATTTGGCTTACAGCTATTATACCGGTTCGGATGCTTCTTTGGTTGATGCTTCATTTATCAGGTTAAAGAATGTGAGCTTATCTTATGTATTGCCAACTAAATGGATTTCTAAAACCAATGCGCCAAACATCAGGGTGTACGCACAGGGACAGAATTTATTTACCATCACCAATTATGAAGGGTTCGACCCTGAATCGCAAGGCGTAGCAACTCCGCCATTGCGCACTTTAATTGCTGGTTTACAGTTCACTTTTTAA
- a CDS encoding RagB/SusD family nutrient uptake outer membrane protein, with amino-acid sequence MLKSKYNIIICSLVFIAMAGAGCKKIIDIDAPLNQVTTDLVFASDKLATSARSGLFSSLSQTTTQSTNLTVYSSLQADDLLYLSTVGGLQEYNNNSYNALSTGQASIFSEWYAVIYRANAIINGLESSTGASDAIKKQYIAEAKFVRAYCYFNLVNTFGDVPLVLVTDPTITAFQPREATANIYTKIIADLSDAKANLLSDYSATAGDRLGVNKFVATALLARVYLFTGNYAAAETNASEVIASGLYTLIPRATMGTGLFIKNSAESIWQMSPPVVATNQYTNEAATFIPSTTTAVTSFVYRIDPRFTALFETTDLRRINWMNHTTLSGAVYTLPFKYKYRTQALAVTAGVTEFQTVIRLAEVYLIRAEARARIGTNLTGALSDLNAIQTRAAATLSTITVPATLLSDIALENRKELFCEQAFRWFNLKRTGEADAVLSAIKAGYTPKSKLLPLPQAALDANYTLTQNPGY; translated from the coding sequence ATGTTAAAATCAAAATACAACATCATCATTTGCTCGCTGGTTTTCATCGCGATGGCCGGTGCAGGATGTAAAAAAATTATCGATATAGATGCACCTTTAAATCAGGTTACAACCGATTTGGTATTTGCATCAGACAAGCTGGCAACCAGTGCGCGGTCAGGTCTTTTTAGCAGTTTATCGCAAACCACAACCCAATCTACAAACCTTACGGTTTATAGCTCGTTACAGGCTGATGACCTGCTGTATCTTTCTACGGTAGGCGGTTTGCAGGAATATAACAATAACAGTTACAATGCACTGAGTACGGGGCAGGCAAGTATTTTTTCGGAGTGGTATGCTGTTATTTACCGTGCAAATGCCATTATTAATGGTCTCGAAAGCTCTACGGGAGCTTCGGATGCAATTAAAAAGCAATACATAGCTGAGGCTAAGTTTGTAAGGGCTTACTGTTATTTTAACCTGGTTAATACCTTTGGCGATGTGCCTTTGGTTTTGGTTACCGACCCAACAATCACTGCATTTCAGCCTAGAGAGGCCACTGCAAACATTTACACCAAAATTATTGCTGACCTTAGCGACGCAAAAGCGAACCTGTTAAGCGATTATTCGGCAACGGCAGGCGACCGCTTAGGAGTAAATAAATTTGTTGCTACCGCACTTTTGGCAAGGGTATATCTGTTTACCGGTAATTATGCTGCGGCCGAAACCAATGCTTCGGAAGTAATTGCATCAGGTTTATATACCCTGATTCCGAGGGCAACTATGGGCACAGGGTTATTTATCAAAAATAGCGCAGAAAGTATCTGGCAAATGTCGCCACCTGTAGTTGCAACGAACCAATATACAAACGAAGCGGCTACTTTTATTCCAAGTACTACAACAGCAGTAACCAGTTTTGTTTACCGCATTGATCCAAGGTTTACGGCTTTATTTGAAACAACAGATCTAAGGCGGATTAACTGGATGAACCACACCACACTTTCGGGTGCGGTTTACACGCTTCCTTTCAAATACAAGTATCGTACACAGGCTTTGGCGGTAACAGCTGGCGTTACCGAATTTCAAACTGTAATTAGATTGGCAGAAGTTTACCTGATCCGTGCAGAAGCAAGGGCAAGAATCGGAACAAATTTAACAGGTGCCCTGAGCGATTTGAATGCCATACAAACAAGAGCTGCGGCTACGTTAAGCACTATTACCGTTCCTGCAACCTTATTAAGTGATATTGCACTCGAAAACAGAAAGGAACTTTTTTGTGAGCAGGCTTTCCGCTGGTTCAATTTAAAACGTACAGGTGAAGCTGATGCCGTTTTAAGTGCGATTAAGGCAGGTTATACACCCAAATCAAAACTGTTACCGCTTCCACAAGCGGCTCTCGACGCTAACTATACTTTAACTCAAAACCCAGGTTACTAA